The following proteins are encoded in a genomic region of Nitrospirae bacterium CG2_30_53_67:
- a CDS encoding hemolysin III, producing MDKGERFNSISHLIGAAAALAGLVILVVLASRQGDVWKIVSFSIYGTALFLLYAFSALYHSLSGKAKKVFRTLDHHAIYLLIAGTYTPFTLVTLRGAWGWSIFGVIWALAILGIVLDSLPQKGRRVLPVVIYLLMGWLVLMAIGPLLRALPPWGFVWLLSGGVFYTAGVVFYALDKRVRHFHGIWHLFVLAGSLSHFFAVLFCIV from the coding sequence ATGGATAAGGGAGAGCGTTTTAACAGCATCAGCCACCTCATTGGCGCAGCGGCCGCGCTTGCCGGCCTGGTGATCCTGGTTGTACTGGCTTCTCGTCAGGGTGATGTGTGGAAGATCGTAAGCTTCAGCATATACGGAACCGCCCTCTTTTTGCTGTATGCGTTTTCAGCGCTTTACCACAGTCTGAGCGGGAAGGCAAAAAAGGTCTTTCGCACACTTGATCACCACGCGATCTATCTCCTGATTGCCGGCACCTATACCCCGTTCACCCTGGTTACCCTTCGCGGCGCCTGGGGCTGGTCAATATTCGGTGTGATCTGGGCACTGGCAATCCTGGGGATCGTGCTGGATTCGCTTCCCCAAAAGGGGCGCCGAGTCCTGCCGGTGGTCATTTATCTTCTCATGGGCTGGCTCGTCCTGATGGCGATCGGGCCCCTGTTGCGGGCTTTGCCTCCATGGGGATTCGTCTGGCTGCTGTCGGGAGGGGTCTTCTATACGGCGGGTGTGGTTTTTTATGCACTGGACAAGAGGGTGCGTCATTTCCATGGGATCTGGCATCTGTTTGTGCTGGCGGGGAGCCTCAGCCATTTTTTTGCCGTGCTTTTTTGCATCGTTTGA